Proteins encoded together in one Planctomyces sp. SH-PL14 window:
- a CDS encoding alpha/beta fold hydrolase translates to MILLHGFPDVWSGWHYQIPELAAAGFRVLAPNQRGYGRTDKPKGVAAYDIDQLAADVIALADSENASTFHLVGHDWGGLIAWRVAALFPERVRRLLILNAPHPGAFQGYLLRHPSQLCRSWYIGFFQCPWLPEAVLSARNYALLFRAVRSTSQPGVFDESDRRQFVSAWSQPGALAAMLNYYRAVVRRSPASLKRSVPVPTRILFGRQDPAEEPGLAEVSLQFCSQGSIRWIDEGAHWIQREAAETVTAEIIQTCSS, encoded by the coding sequence GTGATTCTCCTGCACGGGTTCCCCGATGTCTGGTCGGGCTGGCATTATCAGATTCCTGAGTTGGCGGCCGCGGGCTTTCGCGTTCTCGCACCGAATCAGCGCGGCTATGGCAGGACCGACAAGCCCAAGGGAGTGGCCGCCTATGACATCGATCAGCTCGCGGCCGACGTGATTGCGCTGGCCGACTCGGAGAACGCCTCCACGTTCCACCTCGTCGGACACGACTGGGGTGGTCTGATCGCCTGGCGGGTTGCGGCACTGTTCCCGGAGCGAGTCCGCCGCCTTCTGATTCTGAATGCCCCCCATCCCGGTGCGTTTCAGGGATACCTGCTTCGCCATCCAAGCCAGCTCTGCCGGAGCTGGTACATCGGCTTCTTTCAGTGTCCCTGGCTTCCGGAGGCCGTGCTCTCAGCCCGAAACTACGCGCTCCTCTTTCGGGCGGTGCGGTCAACCAGCCAGCCGGGGGTCTTCGATGAGAGCGACCGGCGCCAGTTTGTCTCCGCGTGGTCTCAGCCCGGCGCACTCGCGGCCATGCTGAACTATTACCGCGCGGTCGTTCGCCGCTCTCCAGCCTCGTTGAAGCGATCCGTCCCCGTTCCGACGCGGATCCTCTTTGGTCGCCAGGATCCGGCGGAAGAACCTGGCCTGGCCGAGGTGAGTCTCCAGTTCTGCTCTCAGGGCTCCATCCGCTGGATCGACGAAGGAGCCCATTGGATCCAGCGCGAGGCCGCTGAAACCGTCACGGCGGAGATCATCCAGACCTGCTCCTCTTGA
- a CDS encoding low affinity iron permease family protein, whose protein sequence is MRSCGEESNGSKSWFSRAAHNTACWTGKPGGFISASAIVLIWAITGPIFGFSDTWQLVINTGTTIVTFLMVFLIQNSQNRDTVALHLKLDEVLRSIADARDNFMDIEDLEESELEEIRDEYRRLAAKAREMRDDRPQRPSSSGAAQATP, encoded by the coding sequence ATGAGGTCTTGCGGCGAAGAGTCAAACGGTTCCAAGTCCTGGTTCAGCCGCGCGGCGCACAACACCGCGTGTTGGACGGGGAAACCAGGAGGGTTCATCTCGGCGTCGGCGATCGTCTTGATCTGGGCCATTACAGGACCGATCTTCGGCTTCAGTGATACGTGGCAGCTCGTGATCAACACCGGGACAACGATCGTCACCTTCCTGATGGTGTTCCTGATTCAGAACAGCCAGAACCGGGACACTGTGGCCCTCCATCTCAAGCTGGATGAAGTCCTCCGGTCCATCGCCGACGCGCGCGACAACTTCATGGACATCGAGGATCTCGAAGAGTCGGAACTCGAAGAGATTCGCGACGAATACCGACGGCTTGCCGCCAAGGCCCGGGAGATGCGAGACGACCGTCCCCAACGACCGTCTAGCTCTGGAGCCGCGCAGGCGACGCCCTAG
- a CDS encoding general stress protein, which produces MTTTTTTLGTVVGAFENESKAQAAVRDLRSAGFAESDIGIVSPTSSSTTAGRTSDTKAEEGAVAGVATGAALGALWGVGILAGAIPGIGPAIAGGTLGVLLSSAGAGAAVAGVAGALAGMGLSEKDAAYYDSEYGKGRSIVTVRGNRGVEARTILDRNGALRNV; this is translated from the coding sequence ATGACCACGACCACCACCACGCTCGGAACCGTTGTTGGAGCATTTGAAAACGAAAGCAAAGCTCAGGCGGCCGTCAGAGACCTGCGAAGTGCAGGCTTCGCGGAGAGCGACATCGGCATCGTGTCGCCCACTTCGAGCAGTACGACCGCTGGCAGAACGTCGGACACAAAGGCGGAGGAGGGTGCGGTTGCCGGCGTCGCGACCGGTGCCGCACTCGGCGCACTTTGGGGGGTGGGTATCCTGGCGGGGGCGATTCCCGGAATCGGACCGGCCATCGCCGGCGGGACGTTGGGAGTTCTTCTGTCGAGTGCCGGAGCCGGGGCGGCCGTCGCTGGTGTTGCTGGAGCATTGGCCGGTATGGGCCTGTCGGAGAAGGATGCCGCCTACTACGACTCGGAGTACGGCAAAGGACGATCGATCGTCACCGTGCGCGGGAACCGAGGAGTCGAAGCACGGACGATTCTGGATCGGAACGGTGCACTGCGAAACGTCTAA
- a CDS encoding ferritin-like domain-containing protein has protein sequence MPLQTLADAFHDELRDVLSAEKQLVKALPKIAKAASSVDLRAAFEKHLAETKTQVERVEQAFEETGKAARAKTCEAMEGLLAEAASMMEEEADPEVMDAILIGCAQKVEHYEIATYGTLCTWAKQLGYTRAYKLLKANMAEEVATDEALTGLSETVNAEANS, from the coding sequence ATGCCGCTGCAAACCTTGGCTGACGCATTCCACGATGAACTCCGCGACGTCCTGAGCGCGGAGAAACAGCTGGTGAAGGCCCTCCCCAAAATTGCGAAGGCGGCCAGCTCCGTGGACCTTCGCGCCGCCTTCGAGAAGCACCTCGCGGAAACGAAGACTCAGGTGGAAAGGGTGGAGCAGGCTTTCGAGGAAACTGGTAAAGCGGCGCGGGCCAAGACCTGCGAGGCGATGGAAGGACTGTTGGCTGAAGCGGCCAGTATGATGGAAGAGGAAGCGGATCCCGAGGTCATGGACGCAATTCTCATCGGTTGCGCTCAGAAGGTCGAACACTATGAGATTGCCACCTACGGGACACTGTGTACTTGGGCGAAACAGTTGGGGTACACCCGTGCCTACAAACTCCTTAAGGCCAATATGGCGGAAGAGGTCGCCACCGATGAGGCTCTGACCGGCCTGAGCGAGACTGTGAACGCGGAAGCCAATAGTTGA
- a CDS encoding alpha/beta fold hydrolase produces MQTPASVLFVWLRLILAIMILGGGAWALHAWYHDVTTPVPILLSPDPVGFADATLPPRVKPGPPRGWQPGWNRQTGLLVLGSLLLLFSFGGSWINPRLWLQSGEPVPELAGGTSHRLRRDDGTELFIEIFGPDDGPTVIATHGWGTDRREWTYVRHRCPGARLVVWDLPGCGRSTRAADDDYSLEKFARDLRAVIDVSGVTPVALMGHSIGGMTILTFCRLFPDLLGSRVSGLVLAHTTYKNPVRTMPFSGLLTAIERPLIIPLLYLQILLSPIVWLSNCLSYLNGSVHWSNTSTGFGGTESAAKLDFVSRYSLQNSRAVLARGCLGMLDYDATATLPMIKIPTLIIAGEQDPVTPRSASDVIAQGVRDSTLKPLNPAKHYGFLEHDGDFADALLAFCSRGAEAGKPVTVPA; encoded by the coding sequence GTGCAGACACCGGCGTCAGTTCTCTTCGTCTGGCTTCGGCTAATCCTGGCGATCATGATCCTCGGGGGCGGAGCTTGGGCTCTTCACGCGTGGTATCACGACGTCACTACGCCGGTTCCCATTCTCCTGTCCCCGGATCCTGTAGGGTTTGCCGATGCGACTCTACCGCCGCGTGTCAAGCCCGGGCCGCCACGTGGGTGGCAACCCGGATGGAATCGGCAGACCGGCCTCCTCGTCTTGGGGAGCCTGCTTCTTCTGTTCTCCTTTGGCGGCTCTTGGATCAATCCGCGGCTCTGGCTTCAGTCTGGCGAGCCGGTCCCCGAGCTGGCGGGCGGGACATCCCATCGCCTCCGCCGCGACGACGGAACCGAGTTGTTCATCGAGATCTTCGGACCGGACGACGGCCCGACGGTCATTGCCACGCACGGGTGGGGAACCGATCGTCGCGAGTGGACTTACGTGCGCCACCGCTGTCCGGGTGCTCGGCTCGTAGTCTGGGACCTCCCCGGCTGCGGACGATCGACGCGGGCCGCCGATGATGACTATAGCCTTGAAAAGTTCGCTCGCGATCTGCGAGCGGTTATCGACGTCAGCGGAGTGACACCCGTCGCTTTGATGGGACATAGCATTGGCGGAATGACGATTCTGACTTTTTGCCGCCTCTTTCCCGACCTTCTCGGGAGCCGCGTCTCCGGGCTCGTCCTGGCTCACACGACGTACAAGAACCCGGTACGAACCATGCCCTTCAGCGGTCTGCTGACTGCGATCGAGCGACCACTGATCATCCCGCTTCTGTATCTTCAGATTCTCCTGTCTCCCATAGTGTGGCTTTCCAACTGCCTCAGCTACCTGAATGGGTCAGTGCACTGGTCCAACACCTCGACGGGGTTTGGGGGGACGGAATCGGCGGCCAAGTTGGACTTCGTCTCCCGCTACTCACTACAGAACTCGCGCGCGGTCCTGGCCCGCGGATGTCTGGGAATGCTGGACTACGACGCAACAGCGACACTTCCCATGATCAAGATACCGACGCTTATCATCGCCGGGGAGCAGGACCCTGTAACGCCCAGATCGGCCAGCGACGTCATCGCCCAGGGTGTTCGGGACTCGACGCTGAAGCCGCTGAATCCCGCCAAGCATTACGGCTTCCTGGAACACGATGGAGACTTTGCGGATGCACTGCTGGCCTTTTGTTCGAGAGGAGCAGAAGCGGGTAAACCAGTCACGGTCCCGGCTTAA
- a CDS encoding Tex family protein, protein MESELYDCFDRNLVVSQIAESVKVRPAQTLAVVDLLEAGNTLPFIARYRKEATQGLDEIALRAIADALESARELADRKSTVLKTIDSLGLLTPGLRQQIETCGDKVALEELYRPFKPKRKTRAATARERGLQPLADILLRQQTLRRSRSEVLRPFVDPAKEVPNEEAAVQGASDIVAETWAEEAETRQWLLHQARQFGQIFARVKRGKQAEAQKFDTYFDYKETVRRIVSHRLLAMKRGEEEGFLNVGLQLDEESTLRQLSARLIRNPQFEFHRDLVAAVSDCYSRLLLPAAESAVMQQLKERADVEAIQVFGDNLRKLLLAPPAGPHVTMGIDPGFRTGCKVAVVDGTGKFLFNTTIYPTPPRSDVDGAAKTLLDLIARFDIDLIAIGNGTASRETDAFVADVLKSPRLKNARPITKAMVSESGASIYSASELAGQEYPDLDVTVRGAISIAHRLQDPLAELVKVDPKSIGVGQYQHDVNQAALKKCLEREVQSCVNSVGVDVNLASPSLLSHVAGIGPSLSQKIVEYRDAHGPFARRQDLLQVPKLGRKAFQQAAGFLRVRDGLEPLDNSAVHPESYSVVRKMAAKLQVDVKQMLGNTQLSSRIRPEDFTDDTIGLPTVIDIIEELSRPGRDPRKAFRAVQFADDVHALEDLKPGMILEGVVTNVTHFGAFVGLGVHQDGLIHISQLSTEFVQSPSDVVSVGEIVRVRVVEVDKERRRIALSKRDVTG, encoded by the coding sequence ATGGAGTCGGAGTTGTACGATTGTTTCGACCGAAATCTCGTCGTCTCGCAGATCGCTGAATCGGTGAAGGTTCGGCCGGCGCAGACGCTGGCCGTTGTGGACCTGCTGGAGGCGGGGAACACGCTCCCGTTCATCGCCCGGTATCGCAAGGAGGCGACGCAGGGTCTCGACGAAATCGCCCTGCGAGCGATCGCCGATGCGCTTGAATCGGCCCGGGAACTGGCCGATCGCAAATCGACGGTTCTGAAGACGATCGACTCGCTGGGGCTTCTGACGCCAGGTCTGCGGCAACAGATCGAAACGTGCGGGGACAAGGTGGCTCTGGAAGAGCTGTATCGCCCCTTCAAGCCCAAACGAAAGACCCGCGCTGCGACGGCGCGGGAGCGGGGGCTGCAGCCTCTGGCGGACATTTTGCTTCGGCAGCAGACCCTGCGACGTTCCCGATCCGAGGTCTTGCGGCCGTTCGTCGATCCCGCGAAGGAGGTCCCGAACGAAGAGGCGGCGGTTCAGGGCGCCAGCGACATTGTCGCGGAGACCTGGGCCGAAGAGGCGGAGACCCGCCAGTGGCTTCTGCACCAGGCTCGGCAGTTCGGGCAAATCTTCGCGCGGGTCAAGCGGGGGAAGCAGGCTGAGGCTCAGAAGTTTGATACGTACTTCGACTATAAGGAGACCGTCCGACGAATCGTCTCGCACCGGCTGCTCGCCATGAAGCGGGGGGAGGAAGAGGGCTTCCTCAACGTCGGCCTGCAGCTCGACGAAGAGTCGACTCTTCGTCAGCTCTCCGCGCGGCTGATTCGAAATCCGCAGTTCGAGTTCCACCGCGATCTCGTGGCTGCCGTCTCGGACTGCTACAGCCGCCTGCTGCTTCCGGCGGCGGAGTCGGCGGTGATGCAGCAGTTGAAGGAGCGGGCGGATGTCGAGGCGATCCAGGTCTTCGGCGACAACCTGCGAAAGTTGCTGCTGGCGCCGCCGGCGGGGCCGCACGTCACGATGGGGATTGATCCCGGATTCCGGACCGGCTGCAAAGTGGCGGTCGTGGACGGCACCGGCAAGTTCCTGTTCAACACCACGATCTACCCGACGCCTCCGCGCAGCGACGTGGACGGGGCCGCGAAGACGCTTCTCGATCTCATTGCCCGGTTCGATATCGACCTGATCGCCATCGGCAACGGGACCGCCTCCCGCGAGACGGACGCGTTTGTCGCCGATGTCCTGAAATCCCCGAGGCTGAAGAACGCTCGTCCGATCACGAAGGCGATGGTGAGCGAGTCGGGCGCCTCCATCTACTCGGCCAGCGAACTGGCGGGCCAGGAATATCCGGATCTCGACGTCACGGTCCGGGGGGCGATCAGCATCGCGCATCGCCTTCAGGACCCGCTGGCCGAACTGGTCAAGGTCGATCCCAAGTCGATCGGCGTCGGTCAGTATCAGCACGACGTGAACCAGGCGGCCTTGAAGAAGTGCCTGGAGCGGGAGGTGCAATCCTGCGTCAACTCCGTCGGCGTCGATGTCAACCTGGCCAGCCCGTCGCTGCTGTCGCATGTCGCGGGGATCGGGCCGTCGCTGTCACAGAAGATCGTTGAGTACCGCGATGCCCACGGCCCGTTTGCCCGCCGACAGGATCTCTTGCAGGTTCCCAAGCTGGGTCGAAAGGCGTTCCAGCAGGCGGCCGGGTTTCTGAGGGTCCGCGACGGCCTGGAGCCGCTCGACAACTCGGCGGTCCATCCGGAGAGTTATTCCGTGGTTCGCAAGATGGCGGCCAAGCTGCAGGTCGATGTAAAGCAGATGCTGGGCAACACGCAGCTGTCGAGTCGGATCCGGCCCGAGGATTTCACGGACGACACGATTGGCCTGCCGACTGTCATCGACATCATTGAGGAGCTCAGCCGGCCCGGTCGGGACCCTCGCAAGGCGTTCCGGGCCGTCCAGTTCGCCGACGACGTGCATGCTCTGGAGGACCTGAAACCCGGAATGATCCTGGAAGGGGTCGTGACGAACGTGACCCACTTCGGGGCTTTTGTGGGCCTGGGGGTCCATCAGGATGGCCTGATCCACATCTCCCAGCTCTCGACGGAGTTCGTTCAGTCGCCTTCCGATGTGGTTTCGGTGGGAGAGATCGTTCGCGTGAGGGTTGTCGAGGTCGACAAGGAGCGACGCCGGATTGCGTTGTCGAAACGAGACGTCACCGGCTGA